In a single window of the Arachis hypogaea cultivar Tifrunner chromosome 6, arahy.Tifrunner.gnm2.J5K5, whole genome shotgun sequence genome:
- the LOC112696613 gene encoding protein PSK SIMULATOR 1, whose protein sequence is MGGEKVNGSWLSAFWPASRKSASEDKAVVGILGSEVAGLMLKVVNLWQSLSDGEVMRIREGIMNSVGVKMLVSDDDDCLMELLLNEVLDNFRSLSRSVARLGKRCVDPVYHRFEHFVSNPAQNYIHWSGWEYKWKKMERKVKKMEKFVAAMMLYSQELEVQAELEQTFRRMQANPELHRAKLLEFQKKVVLQRQEVRNLKDMSLWNRSYDYVVRLLARSLFTILERIILIFGKHQLPTIPQQNDSPNGNTNNFLRSHSFSALMHTSVHPSENDLYGLNSEDIVRRPASNSGFIADKNRRKKKQHQTLNPPALCGKDLHPESKQLVHIGAISGCMSVANNSLVIQSCLVKNGGSMRLTGFHMKNIDKMKTVEKSPLSNRIRIYSKILMNNRLKPAPFMLGDAALALHYANLIVLIERATSSPHPIDHETRDDLYSMLPTTIRTLLRAKLKRDAKNRPSSFYDANLAAEWSVVLAQILEWLAPLAHNMIRWHSERNFEKEDTTLNANVFLVQTLHFANQAKTEAAITDLLVALNYVCRVDKKAENRDTMEFAGTRSLNGVCLRQNRMYNVPL, encoded by the coding sequence ATGGGGGGTGAAAAGGTGAATGGATCATGGCTCAGTGCTTTCTGGCCAGCCTCCCGCAAGAGTGCATCAGAGGACAAGGCAGTGGTTGGAATTTTGGGGTCCGAAGTTGCGGGTTTGATGTTGAAGGTGGTTAATCTATGGCAGTCTTTGAGTGATGGGGAGGTGATGAGAATAAGGGAAGGGATAATGAACTCTGTTGGGGTGAAAATGCTGGTGTCTGATGACGATGATTGCCTAATGGAACTTTTGTTGAATGAGGTACTTGATAACTTCAGATCGCTTTCCCGGTCTGTGGCCAGGTTGGGTAAGAGATGTGTGGATCCTGTGTATCATCGATTTGAACATTTTGTTTCTAACCCAGCTCAAAATTATATCCATTGGTCTGGGTGGGAATATAAATGGAAAAAGATGGAGAGAAAGGTGAAGAAAATGGAAAAATTTGTTGCCGCCATGATGCTGTATTCCCAAGAGCTTGAGGTACAGGCAGAGCTTGAACAAACTTTCAGGAGGATGCAGGCGAATCCTGAACTGCACAGAGCGAAATTGCTCGAGTTTCAGAAGAAGGTTGTGTTGCAGCGCCAAGAAGTGAGAAATCTGAAAGACATGTCTCTGTGGAATAGGAGTTATGATTATGTTGTTCGGTTGTTGGCAAGATCTCTGTTTACAATATTGGAGAGGATCATACTTATTTTTGGGAAGCATCAGCTACCAACTATTCCACAACAAAATGATTCTCCCAATGGAAACACCAACAATTTTCTGCGTAGTCACTCCTTTTCTGCTCTTATGCATACTTCTGTCCATCCTTCAGAGAATGATCTCTATGGGTTGAATTCCGAAGACATTGTTAGGAGGCCTGCATCAAACTCGGGCTTCATAGCTGACAAGAACAGACGAAAAAAGAAGCAGCATCAGACTCTCAATCCACCAGCTTTGTGTGGAAAAGACCTACATCCAGAAAGCAAGCAGTTAGTACATATTGGGGCCATCAGTGGTTGCATGTCTGTTGCAAACAATTCTCTTGTCATACAAAGCTGTTTGGTAAAGAATGGCGGTTCCATGAGGTTGACAGGTTTTCATatgaaaaatattgataaaatgaaAACAGTGGAAAAATCCCCACTCTCTAACAGGATTAGAATATATTCGAAGATATTGATGAACAACCGGTTAAAGCCTGCTCCATTTATGCTTGGTGATGCAGCTTTGGCCCTACATTACGCAAATCTGATTGTATTGATTGAGAGGGCAACGTCATCACCCCATCCAATTGATCACGAAACAAGGGATGATCTGTACAGTATGCTACCGACTACCATAAGAACCCTTCTGAGAGCTAAGCTTAAGCGTGATGCGAAAAACAGGCCTTCCTCGTTCTATGATGCCAACCTTGCAGCAGAATGGAGTGTGGTTCTTGCACAAATATTGGAGTGGTTGGCTCCACTTGCACATAACATGATAAGGTGGCATTCTGAGAGAAATTTCGAGAAGGAGGATACAACTTTGAATGCGAATGTCTTTCTTGTCCAGACTCTACACTTTGCTAATCAGGCAAAGACTGAAGCTGCCATTACTGATCTTCTTGTTGCTCTCAACTATGTATGCAGGGTTGATAAAAAAGCAGAAAATAGAGATACAATGGAGTTTGCTGGCACTAGATCTTTAAATGGTGTTTGTTTAAGACAAAATAGAATGTACAATGTTCCTTTATGA